The following are encoded in a window of Streptomyces sp. 11x1 genomic DNA:
- a CDS encoding DUF6082 family protein, whose product MTTQNHGARGLGPAAAAGLAFAAGALSAFVVERRIGPLLRRLERLERETEQRAALIAYQRHNFDLVMKAAADPTLLPVLNAYEEELSTDRQRQYLFANLLYTHVLQGYRVGVFSRAELYGHLRGIFQSTLMRDYWAATRHHRSSLKEGSEESEIGRMVDTLINDLEEASTDEWWVVGEPPAE is encoded by the coding sequence ATGACCACACAGAATCATGGGGCACGGGGACTCGGCCCCGCCGCGGCAGCGGGTCTCGCCTTCGCGGCGGGAGCGCTGAGCGCGTTCGTCGTGGAGCGGCGCATCGGCCCCCTGCTTCGGCGCCTGGAACGGCTGGAACGCGAGACGGAACAGCGCGCGGCACTGATCGCCTACCAGCGGCACAACTTCGACCTGGTCATGAAGGCGGCCGCGGACCCGACCCTGTTACCCGTCCTGAACGCCTACGAGGAGGAGCTGTCCACGGACCGGCAACGGCAGTACCTCTTCGCCAACCTCCTGTACACCCACGTCCTCCAGGGCTACCGGGTGGGCGTCTTCAGCCGGGCCGAGCTGTACGGGCACCTCCGTGGCATCTTCCAGAGCACACTGATGCGCGACTACTGGGCCGCCACGCGCCACCACCGGTCGAGCCTGAAGGAGGGCTCGGAGGAGTCGGAGATCGGCAGGATGGTCGACACGCTGATCAACGACCTGGAGGAAGCGAGCACGGACGAGTGGTGGGTCGTGGGTGAACCTCCCGCCGAGTAG
- a CDS encoding sucrase ferredoxin produces the protein MSTCTSASRHLDEPLAGTAATARTWLLLEQPGPWGVKALTSSHLDPVLGRALEAAAEGTGVRVALIRRPGRHADCREVRERQVFVAHTAPGNVWLHSATTSVPERLLDLDLAALGRGDHHTVGTVLRGRPHTGDPLALVCTNGKRDRCCAVLGRPLAAELAASGVEGTWEVTHLGGHRFSPTLLVLPFGYVYGRAEAHHVKEVLQGVREGRVVTEGCRGSSAWERPGQAAELAVRTEVGEQTAGALTVVRTDGAAPRWDVVVAHTDGRRWTVTVARGTAEPPRQESCGSALGSPARMDVLTVSELTPAGALR, from the coding sequence GTGAGTACGTGCACATCCGCGTCCCGACACCTCGACGAGCCTCTCGCGGGGACCGCCGCCACGGCGAGGACATGGCTGCTGCTGGAACAGCCTGGTCCCTGGGGCGTCAAGGCGCTCACCTCCAGCCACCTCGACCCCGTGCTCGGCCGCGCCCTCGAAGCCGCGGCGGAGGGCACCGGCGTACGCGTGGCGCTCATCCGGCGCCCCGGCCGCCACGCGGACTGCCGCGAGGTCCGTGAGCGCCAGGTGTTCGTGGCCCACACCGCACCCGGAAACGTCTGGCTGCACAGCGCCACGACGTCCGTCCCCGAGCGGCTGCTCGACCTCGATCTCGCCGCACTCGGCCGGGGGGACCACCACACCGTCGGGACGGTTCTGCGCGGCCGGCCCCACACGGGCGACCCTCTCGCACTCGTCTGCACCAACGGCAAGCGCGACCGATGCTGCGCGGTCCTCGGCCGACCGCTCGCCGCCGAACTGGCCGCGTCCGGGGTCGAGGGCACCTGGGAAGTCACTCATCTGGGTGGTCACCGCTTCTCCCCGACCCTGCTCGTACTGCCTTTCGGATACGTGTACGGCCGCGCCGAGGCCCATCACGTCAAGGAGGTCCTCCAAGGCGTACGGGAAGGCCGCGTCGTCACCGAGGGGTGCCGCGGCAGTTCCGCCTGGGAACGCCCCGGGCAGGCCGCCGAGCTCGCGGTGCGCACGGAGGTCGGCGAGCAGACCGCCGGCGCCCTGACCGTCGTGCGCACGGACGGCGCGGCTCCCCGCTGGGACGTCGTCGTCGCCCACACCGACGGCCGCCGCTGGACCGTGACCGTCGCCCGAGGCACCGCCGAGCCGCCCCGCCAGGAGAGCTGCGGTTCCGCGCTGGGCTCCCCGGCGCGCATGGACGTCCTGACCGTGAGCGAGCTGACACCGGCGGGCGCCCTCCGCTAG
- a CDS encoding sensor histidine kinase, with protein MSPTPPARRLRLGMPRRVFSQVLLMQVAIAAGVAVLATGLFLAPLSDQLDDQAMRRALAIAQTTAAQPQIAEDLVSTKPSVNGPVQVEAERIRKASGAEYVVVMDRDGVRWSHPDPAEIGGLVSTDPRRALAGNEVMEIDSGTLGRSARGKVPLRDTDGTIVGAVSVGIEYGSVRARLIHAIPGLLAYAGGAMAVGALAAYLISRRVHRQTRDLAFSDIAGLLAEREAMLHGIREGVVALDRAGRVRLLNDEARRLLGIGDEAVGRSLDDALGPGRTTDVLAGRVTGTDLLTVRGHRVLVANRMPTDDGGAVATLRDRTELEQLGRELDSTRGLTDALRAQDHEHANRMHTLLGLLELEMYDEAVEFVGEVVGDHRATAEQVTERIHDPLLAAVLVGKATVAAERGVALSVAGGTMLPDRLVDPRGLVTVVGNLVDNALDAVAGTPHARVEVDLRAEGRTAILRVRDTGPGVPPDQRELIFADGWSTKTRPAHRERGIGLSLVRRLAERQGGSARVGEAEGGGAEFTVVLPDALAEPGPQQETEAAVTVADKESR; from the coding sequence ATGAGCCCCACTCCACCCGCACGTCGTCTGCGTCTCGGTATGCCGCGGCGGGTGTTCTCGCAGGTCCTGCTGATGCAGGTGGCGATCGCCGCCGGTGTCGCCGTCCTCGCGACCGGGCTGTTCCTCGCACCGCTCAGCGACCAGCTGGACGACCAGGCGATGCGCCGGGCCCTCGCCATAGCCCAGACCACGGCGGCCCAGCCGCAGATCGCGGAGGACCTGGTCTCCACGAAACCGTCCGTGAACGGTCCCGTGCAGGTCGAGGCGGAGCGGATCCGGAAGGCGAGCGGGGCCGAGTACGTGGTCGTGATGGACCGGGACGGGGTGCGCTGGTCCCACCCCGACCCGGCGGAGATCGGCGGGCTCGTCTCCACCGACCCGCGCCGGGCCCTGGCCGGGAACGAGGTCATGGAGATCGACTCGGGGACCCTCGGGCGCTCGGCCCGGGGCAAGGTGCCGCTGCGCGACACCGACGGGACGATCGTCGGCGCCGTCTCGGTGGGGATCGAGTACGGCAGTGTGCGCGCCCGCCTGATCCACGCGATCCCCGGGCTCCTGGCGTACGCCGGCGGGGCCATGGCGGTCGGAGCGCTGGCCGCGTATCTGATCTCCCGGCGAGTTCACCGCCAGACCCGGGACCTGGCCTTCTCCGACATCGCGGGGCTGCTGGCGGAGCGCGAGGCCATGCTGCACGGCATCCGGGAGGGCGTGGTCGCGCTGGACCGCGCCGGGCGCGTGCGCCTCCTCAACGACGAGGCTCGGCGGCTGCTCGGGATCGGTGACGAGGCGGTCGGCAGGTCGCTCGACGACGCGCTCGGCCCCGGCCGTACGACCGATGTGCTGGCGGGCCGGGTCACGGGCACCGATCTGCTGACCGTGCGCGGCCACCGCGTGCTGGTCGCCAACCGCATGCCCACGGACGACGGGGGCGCCGTCGCCACCCTGCGCGACCGCACCGAGTTGGAGCAGCTGGGCCGCGAACTCGACTCCACGCGCGGACTGACGGACGCCCTGCGTGCCCAGGACCACGAACACGCCAACCGGATGCACACGCTGCTCGGCCTGCTCGAACTGGAGATGTACGACGAGGCGGTGGAGTTCGTCGGCGAGGTGGTCGGCGACCACCGTGCGACCGCCGAGCAGGTCACCGAGAGGATCCACGATCCGCTGCTGGCCGCGGTGCTGGTCGGCAAGGCGACCGTCGCGGCCGAGCGCGGGGTGGCCCTGTCGGTCGCGGGCGGCACGATGCTTCCGGACCGGCTGGTCGACCCCCGAGGGCTGGTCACCGTCGTCGGCAACCTCGTCGACAACGCCCTGGACGCCGTCGCGGGCACACCGCACGCGCGCGTGGAGGTCGATCTGCGCGCCGAGGGCCGCACGGCGATCCTCCGGGTACGGGACACGGGCCCCGGGGTCCCGCCCGACCAACGGGAGTTGATCTTCGCGGACGGCTGGTCCACCAAGACGCGGCCGGCCCATCGCGAACGCGGCATCGGGCTCTCCCTGGTCCGCCGGCTCGCCGAGCGGCAGGGGGGCAGCGCCCGGGTCGGCGAGGCGGAGGGCGGGGGCGCCGAGTTCACCGTCGTCCTGCCGGACGCACTCGCCGAGCCGGGCCCGCAGCAGGAAACCGAAGCCGCCGTCACTGTCGCCGACAAGGAGTCGCGATGA
- a CDS encoding response regulator, with translation MIEVLIVDDDVRVARVNAAYVEKVAGFHVSGVAHSAAEALHLLETSPHVDLVLLDHYLPDGTGLVVVQEMRRRGHETDVIMVTAARDVSTVQAAMRQGALQYLVKPFAFAGLRAKLEAYAELRRTLDGGGEAEQAEVDRIFGALSASGEPDLPKGHSPTTTELVRRALMTAEGALSAQEIAERTGLSRQTAQRYLKLLERTGRARLTLKYGDAGRPEHRYEWATRA, from the coding sequence ATGATCGAGGTCCTGATCGTGGACGACGACGTCAGGGTCGCCCGCGTCAACGCCGCCTACGTGGAGAAGGTCGCCGGTTTCCACGTCTCCGGTGTGGCCCACAGCGCGGCGGAGGCATTGCACCTGCTGGAGACGTCGCCGCACGTGGACCTGGTCCTCCTGGACCACTATCTGCCGGACGGCACGGGCCTCGTGGTCGTGCAGGAGATGCGCCGTCGGGGCCACGAGACCGACGTGATCATGGTGACGGCGGCCCGTGACGTCTCGACCGTCCAGGCCGCGATGCGCCAGGGCGCGCTGCAGTACCTGGTGAAACCGTTCGCGTTCGCCGGGCTGCGGGCGAAGCTGGAGGCCTACGCGGAGCTGCGGCGCACCCTGGACGGCGGCGGGGAGGCCGAACAGGCCGAGGTCGACCGGATCTTCGGCGCACTCTCGGCGAGCGGCGAACCGGACCTGCCCAAAGGGCATTCCCCCACCACCACCGAGCTCGTGCGCCGTGCCCTGATGACCGCCGAGGGCGCGCTGTCCGCCCAGGAGATCGCCGAGCGGACGGGCCTGAGCCGGCAGACCGCCCAGCGCTATCTGAAGCTCCTGGAACGCACGGGCCGGGCCCGGCTGACCCTCAAGTACGGCGACGCCGGCCGCCCGGAACACCGCTACGAGTGGGCGACGCGCGCCTGA
- a CDS encoding cation acetate symporter: MTADHQTLALVLFSAFVAVTLGITTWVSRHRHGSAEEFYAGGRLFSPMENGFAIAGDYMSAASFLGISGLIALFGYDGLLYSVGFLVAWLVVLFLVAELVRNCGRFTLADVVAARMNERPVRIAAGTSSVAVSVLYLVAQMVGAGTLVALLLGGEGEAAQTWTVIGVGALMVVYVSLGGMRATTWIQIVKAVLLMGGAIALTVLVLVRFHGDFDQLLRTAAERSGHGDAFLAPGLRYGGDWTARFDFISLGLALVLGTAGLPHILSRFYTVPTARAARRSVVWSIGLIGGFYLMTIVLGFGAAAIVGPEAVRGSNAAGNTAVPLLALDLGGGADSTGGTVLFAIVAAIAFATILAVVAGITLASSASVAHDLYASLRRRRSKPRSEVAVARTAAVGIGVVAIGLGLLAKDLNVAFLVGLAFAVAASANLPVLLYSLFWRGFTTRGAVWSVYGGLIPSVVLVLLSPVVSGSADSLFPALDFQYFPLQNPGIVSIPLGFLAGWFGTVTSAEPPDAAKHAETEVRSLTGAGAV, encoded by the coding sequence GAGCCGCCATCGGCATGGCTCCGCCGAGGAGTTCTACGCAGGCGGGCGGCTCTTCTCGCCCATGGAGAATGGTTTTGCCATCGCGGGCGACTACATGTCCGCCGCCTCCTTCCTCGGCATTTCCGGGCTCATCGCGCTCTTCGGGTACGACGGGCTGCTCTACTCCGTCGGCTTCCTGGTGGCCTGGCTCGTGGTGCTGTTCCTGGTGGCCGAACTGGTGCGCAACTGCGGGCGGTTCACACTCGCCGACGTCGTCGCGGCGCGGATGAACGAGCGGCCGGTGCGGATCGCCGCGGGAACCTCCTCGGTGGCCGTGTCCGTTCTGTACCTGGTGGCGCAGATGGTAGGCGCGGGCACCCTTGTCGCACTGCTGCTGGGAGGAGAGGGCGAGGCGGCGCAGACCTGGACGGTGATCGGGGTCGGCGCGCTCATGGTCGTCTATGTGTCGCTGGGAGGGATGCGGGCGACCACCTGGATCCAGATCGTGAAAGCGGTCCTGCTGATGGGCGGGGCGATCGCTCTGACCGTGCTCGTACTGGTGCGGTTCCACGGCGACTTCGACCAGTTGCTGCGGACAGCGGCCGAGCGCAGCGGACACGGCGACGCGTTCCTCGCACCCGGGCTGCGGTACGGCGGGGACTGGACCGCGCGGTTCGACTTCATCAGCCTCGGGCTCGCCCTGGTGCTGGGCACCGCCGGGCTGCCGCACATCCTGTCCCGCTTCTACACGGTGCCCACGGCGCGAGCCGCACGCCGCTCGGTCGTCTGGTCGATCGGTCTCATCGGCGGCTTCTACCTGATGACGATCGTGCTGGGCTTCGGCGCGGCCGCCATCGTCGGCCCGGAGGCCGTGCGGGGCTCCAACGCCGCCGGGAACACCGCGGTTCCGCTGCTGGCCCTGGACCTGGGCGGAGGTGCCGACTCCACCGGTGGAACAGTTCTGTTCGCGATCGTCGCGGCCATCGCCTTCGCCACGATCCTCGCGGTCGTCGCCGGGATCACGCTCGCGTCGTCGGCGTCCGTCGCCCATGACCTGTACGCGTCGCTGCGGCGCAGGCGTTCGAAGCCGCGCAGTGAGGTCGCGGTGGCACGGACGGCCGCCGTCGGTATCGGCGTGGTCGCGATCGGGCTGGGGCTGCTGGCCAAGGATCTCAACGTGGCCTTCCTCGTCGGCCTGGCCTTCGCGGTCGCCGCCTCTGCCAACCTGCCCGTCCTGCTGTACTCGCTGTTCTGGCGGGGGTTCACCACACGGGGGGCGGTGTGGTCCGTCTACGGCGGACTGATCCCCTCCGTGGTCCTCGTGCTGCTGTCGCCGGTGGTCTCCGGGAGCGCCGACTCGCTGTTCCCCGCTCTCGACTTCCAGTACTTCCCCCTGCAGAACCCCGGGATCGTCTCCATCCCGCTGGGCTTCCTCGCCGGCTGGTTCGGCACGGTCACCTCCGCCGAGCCGCCCGACGCGGCGAAGCACGCGGAGACGGAGGTGCGGTCGCTCACGGGCGCGGGTGCGGTGTGA